The Nitrospira sp. KM1 genome includes a window with the following:
- the pgm gene encoding phosphoglucomutase (alpha-D-glucose-1,6-bisphosphate-dependent) has product MALHPLAGKPAPASSVMDTAALLAAYTSERPDPTVKRQRVAFGTSGHRGSSFKQSFNEFHILAVVRAIVEYRRGQGVDGPLFLGMDTHALSRPAFISSLEILAADAIDVMIDRDEGYTPTPVISHAILTYNRGRRSGLADGIVITPSHNPPEDGGIKYNPPQGGPADTHVTKWIEDRANALLAADLEGIKRIPFERAKQASTTHRHDYVGSYVDDLRNIVDVEMIKRAKLKLGVDPLGGSGIAYWQPIADRYGFDIDIVNRTIDPTFRFMPLDWDGKIRMDCSSPHAMANLIALKDRFDVAFGNDADNDRHGIVTRSAGLMNPNHYLATAISYLFSNRPGWKPGTGIGKTLVSSSLIDRVAGRIGRPLVEVPVGFKWFVGGLLDGSLGFGGEESAGASFLRHDGTVWSTDKDGIIMDLLAAEMTARSGKDPSELYRDLTKTLGEPIYERIDAAASPEQKVVLANLSPAQVTATELAGDKILAMLTTAPGNGAPIGGLKVVTDQGWFAARPSGTEDVYKLYAESFKGKNHLKRIQDEAQALIARALSVSP; this is encoded by the coding sequence ATGGCCCTCCATCCTCTGGCAGGGAAACCCGCCCCGGCATCGAGCGTGATGGACACCGCCGCGCTCCTCGCGGCCTATACGTCGGAGCGGCCGGATCCCACCGTCAAGCGGCAGCGGGTTGCCTTTGGCACATCAGGCCATCGGGGCTCATCCTTCAAGCAATCGTTTAACGAATTCCATATTCTCGCCGTGGTGCGGGCCATCGTGGAGTATCGCCGCGGGCAGGGCGTCGATGGTCCGCTCTTTCTCGGCATGGACACGCACGCGCTTTCCAGGCCTGCGTTCATCAGCTCCCTGGAAATCCTCGCGGCGGACGCCATCGATGTCATGATCGACCGGGATGAAGGCTATACGCCGACTCCCGTCATTTCTCATGCAATCCTGACATACAATCGCGGCCGGCGCTCTGGGCTCGCAGATGGGATCGTCATCACGCCGTCTCACAATCCACCGGAGGACGGGGGTATCAAATATAATCCGCCGCAAGGCGGTCCTGCGGATACGCATGTCACCAAATGGATCGAAGACCGTGCCAATGCGCTGTTGGCCGCCGACCTGGAGGGGATCAAGCGCATTCCCTTTGAGCGCGCGAAACAGGCATCGACCACTCACCGTCATGATTACGTCGGTTCATACGTCGACGATCTTCGAAACATCGTCGACGTCGAGATGATTAAACGCGCCAAGTTGAAACTCGGCGTCGATCCGCTCGGAGGCTCCGGTATCGCTTACTGGCAGCCGATCGCCGATCGCTATGGATTCGACATCGACATCGTGAACCGCACCATCGATCCGACCTTTCGCTTCATGCCGCTGGATTGGGACGGCAAGATCCGAATGGATTGTTCATCGCCCCATGCGATGGCCAATCTGATCGCGCTCAAGGACCGTTTCGATGTGGCATTTGGGAACGACGCAGACAACGACCGTCATGGAATCGTGACTCGCTCCGCCGGACTCATGAATCCAAACCATTACCTGGCCACGGCGATTTCCTATCTCTTCTCGAACCGTCCTGGCTGGAAGCCGGGCACCGGAATCGGCAAAACATTGGTCAGCAGCAGCCTGATCGACCGGGTGGCAGGCCGCATCGGCCGTCCGCTGGTCGAGGTGCCGGTTGGATTCAAATGGTTCGTGGGCGGCCTGCTCGACGGCTCGCTGGGGTTCGGCGGCGAAGAAAGTGCGGGCGCCTCATTTTTGCGACATGACGGCACGGTCTGGTCCACCGACAAAGACGGCATCATCATGGATCTGTTGGCCGCGGAAATGACGGCACGGTCCGGGAAGGATCCGTCCGAGCTGTATCGAGATCTCACCAAGACTCTAGGCGAACCAATCTACGAGCGCATCGACGCGGCCGCCTCGCCCGAGCAAAAAGTTGTCCTCGCCAACTTGTCTCCCGCTCAGGTTACAGCCACGGAGCTGGCAGGTGACAAGATTCTGGCGATGCTCACAACTGCGCCGGGCAACGGCGCACCGATCGGCGGTCTCAAAGTCGTGACGGATCAGGGTTGGTTTGCTGCGAGGCCTTCGGGGACCGAAGACGTCTACAAGCTCTACGCGGAAAGCTTCAAAGGGAAGAACCACCTCAAGCGGATCCAGGACGAAGCACAGGCGCTCATCGCCAGAGCACTGTCGGTTTCTCCATAA
- a CDS encoding class I SAM-dependent methyltransferase, with protein MTPLSTKQLLPKDDSWSTPFAESLLQHLDLQAGLHILDVACGSGIPAFYLAEQVGPSGQVLGLDVNAHQIAYARSIQGSQMPWLRFECADVRALPDTIAQFDRITGNLSVMFFRPDRFDTVKGLIDHLKSGGQIVLTFPSQGTFDSLWALIDRHMVEEGLTVERERFQTYLQERPSIEEGRDWLERLALDRIVAADYPLPVETGTGRDFLEHPLLRRGFLDDVYECFDDQRGAERFMSGIARVLPACLPLIARRGVLAGWNRQAAE; from the coding sequence ATGACCCCGCTTTCTACCAAACAGCTTCTTCCTAAAGACGATTCCTGGTCCACCCCTTTTGCCGAATCGCTGCTGCAACATCTGGATCTGCAAGCGGGATTACACATCCTCGATGTCGCCTGCGGCAGCGGCATCCCTGCCTTTTATCTCGCCGAACAAGTCGGGCCGTCCGGACAGGTCCTCGGCCTGGACGTGAATGCTCACCAAATCGCTTACGCGCGGTCGATCCAGGGATCGCAGATGCCCTGGCTCCGGTTCGAGTGCGCCGACGTCCGCGCTCTTCCCGATACGATCGCCCAGTTCGATCGTATTACCGGAAATCTCTCGGTCATGTTCTTCCGCCCCGACCGGTTCGACACGGTGAAGGGTTTGATCGACCATCTCAAGTCGGGCGGGCAAATTGTGCTGACGTTTCCATCTCAGGGCACCTTTGATTCGCTGTGGGCGTTGATCGACCGCCACATGGTCGAGGAGGGCCTCACGGTCGAGCGAGAACGATTCCAGACGTACCTTCAGGAGCGCCCGTCGATCGAAGAAGGCCGAGACTGGCTCGAACGGCTCGCGTTGGATCGTATCGTCGCCGCCGACTACCCGTTGCCGGTGGAAACGGGAACAGGCCGCGACTTTCTCGAACACCCATTGTTACGTCGCGGGTTTCTCGATGATGTCTACGAATGTTTCGACGATCAGCGAGGAGCCGAACGATTCATGTCCGGCATCGCCCGGGTACTCCCCGCGTGTTTGCCGTTGATTGCCAGACGCGGGGTGTTGGCAGGATGGAACCGCCAGGCCGCCGAGTGA